A genomic window from Agreia sp. COWG includes:
- a CDS encoding Fpg/Nei family DNA glycosylase, with protein MPEGDTVYRTARHLDQALAGSELTRSDFRVPQYAELNLVGQTVEGVASVGKHLLARVGEVSIHTHLKMEGSWHLYRHGSAWKRPAYTARIVLETADWVAVGFDMGTVEVVARSDEESVVGHLGPDVLDPNWNDELAAEAVFRLSTRPEREAHVALLDQRNLAGLGNVYANELCFLRGILPSRPLGEIPDVAALVALGHRVILANRDRTERSTTGDLRTGRQSWVYRRDGQPCRRCGTRILSGQLGRDALSLRDVYWCPRCQS; from the coding sequence ATGCCCGAGGGAGACACCGTCTACCGCACCGCCCGCCACCTCGACCAGGCGCTCGCGGGTTCGGAGCTGACTCGAAGCGACTTTCGCGTGCCTCAGTACGCCGAGCTCAATCTCGTGGGCCAGACCGTCGAGGGCGTGGCCAGCGTCGGCAAGCACCTGCTCGCCCGCGTCGGCGAGGTCAGCATCCACACGCATCTCAAGATGGAGGGCTCCTGGCACCTCTACCGCCACGGCTCCGCGTGGAAGCGTCCCGCCTACACTGCCCGCATCGTGCTCGAGACGGCCGACTGGGTGGCCGTGGGCTTCGATATGGGCACCGTCGAGGTCGTGGCCCGCTCCGACGAAGAGAGTGTCGTGGGCCATCTGGGCCCCGACGTCCTCGATCCGAACTGGAATGACGAGCTCGCCGCCGAGGCCGTCTTCCGACTCTCGACGCGGCCCGAGCGCGAGGCCCACGTTGCGCTGCTCGACCAGCGCAACCTGGCGGGCCTCGGCAACGTCTACGCCAACGAGCTCTGCTTCCTGCGCGGCATCCTGCCCAGCCGCCCCCTCGGCGAGATACCGGATGTTGCGGCTCTCGTCGCCCTCGGACATCGCGTCATCCTGGCCAACAGGGATCGCACGGAGCGCTCCACCACGGGCGATCTGCGCACGGGCCGACAGAGCTGGGTCTACCGCCGCGACGGCCAACCGTGCCGCCGGTGCGGCACGCGCATCCTGTCTGGGCAACTGGGCCGTGATGCGCTGTCGTTGCGCGACGTGTACTGGTGTCCTCGCTGTCAGAGCTGA
- a CDS encoding metal-sensitive transcriptional regulator — MIDDIKKRALHRTRILEGQLRGLEKMIENEDYCVDIITQSLAIQKSLGSLNKLMVENHLKTHVTEMFEAGGETRDGAIDELVKIYELSRNRS, encoded by the coding sequence GTGATCGACGACATCAAGAAGCGCGCCCTGCACCGCACCCGCATCCTCGAAGGACAGCTGCGCGGGCTCGAGAAGATGATCGAGAACGAGGACTACTGCGTCGACATCATCACCCAGTCGCTCGCCATTCAGAAGTCGCTCGGCTCGCTGAACAAGCTCATGGTCGAGAACCACCTGAAGACGCATGTCACCGAGATGTTCGAGGCCGGCGGAGAGACCCGCGACGGTGCGATCGACGAGCTCGTCAAGATCTACGAGCTGAGCCGCAACCGCTCGTAA
- a CDS encoding alpha/beta hydrolase — MTDFSQTQPIIDEKAVVWSVAREELAQRLPGSRLLVIMHGYGSHEADLISLAPHLPGDIVCASLRAPLIAPAPIQNGFAWFQIGESGNPEPSAVDAAARGVIDWLDGLTTTHGAPAAVSTLGFSQGGAMALQLLRHEPQRFASTVNLSGFSVSGDAPADEELTSIRPRVFWGRDERDPIIPPSAIARTSTWLEAHATVDARLYPGAGHGITGDEITDVRRFLEQTLLAAPSSATA, encoded by the coding sequence GTGACCGACTTCTCGCAGACCCAGCCCATCATCGACGAGAAGGCCGTTGTGTGGTCGGTGGCTCGCGAGGAGCTCGCGCAGCGCCTGCCCGGCTCGCGCTTGCTCGTCATCATGCACGGCTACGGATCGCACGAGGCCGACCTCATCTCGTTGGCGCCACACCTGCCCGGCGACATCGTGTGCGCGAGCCTGCGGGCCCCGCTGATCGCCCCGGCACCGATCCAGAACGGCTTCGCCTGGTTTCAGATCGGCGAGTCGGGAAACCCAGAGCCCAGCGCCGTGGATGCCGCCGCCCGAGGGGTCATCGACTGGCTCGACGGCCTCACGACGACCCACGGCGCCCCGGCCGCCGTGTCGACGCTCGGCTTCTCGCAGGGCGGAGCGATGGCTCTGCAGCTCCTGCGTCACGAGCCGCAGCGCTTCGCCTCAACCGTGAACCTGTCGGGCTTCTCCGTCTCTGGCGATGCCCCGGCAGACGAGGAGCTCACCTCGATCCGCCCGCGCGTGTTCTGGGGACGCGACGAGCGCGATCCCATCATCCCGCCCTCGGCTATCGCCCGCACCTCCACGTGGCTCGAAGCCCACGCGACGGTCGATGCTCGCCTGTACCCGGGTGCCGGACACGGTATCACCGGCGACGAGATCACCGACGTGCGTCGGTTCCTCGAACAGACACTCCTCGCAGCTCCCTCTTCCGCAACGGCCTGA